Genomic DNA from Deltaproteobacteria bacterium:
CCCAGGTGTTAATATCCCGGCGCGTGTAACCAACCACAGTTTGTTTCCCCGTCGTCCCGGAAGAAGCATGGATGCGCACCACCTGTTCCATCGGCACGGCAAAAAGGCCAAAGGGGTAATTGTCCCGCAGGTCTAATTTCGTGGTGAAGGGAAGGTGTTGTAGGTCTTTTAAGGATTTAATATCTCCAGGCCGGATGCTGGCTTCGTCAAATTTTTTCTTGTAGAAAGGAACTGTGGCATAGACCCTTTCCGCTGTGGCCATAAGGCGTTTGAGTTGCAAAGCCTCCAATGCTTCTCGCGGTAAGGTCTCTAATTCTTCATCCCAGATCATTGAAAAGTCCTCCAGGCGTTAGTCATTGGTCATTCGTCATTGGTAATTGCCCATTGCCTTTTGCCTATCACCTATTGCCCAATTTTTTATACCACCAGAAATCGTTATTCTCAACAGGATCATAGTACCGGTAAGAATTATTGATCCATATCTTGGGAGCACGCTGGATCTCGTCAGATTCATGAATCAGGCGACCGAAGCCCATTACCATTCCCACAAGAGCTCCATGTTTACGAACAGCTTGGAGAGCGTAGTGGGAACACGTAGGATAACTTGGGCATCGATCTCCGTCTACCGGGCTGATGTAGGTTTGAAAAAACCCAATGAGTCCTTGTACTACCATTTCACCAGGGGAAGATGCTTTTTCTGTATTCCGTACCTTTCCAGTCGCAGGGGAAGATTCATCCTTCCAGGGTTCTGCCCACCGGTCTTCTCCGGCTAACCCCTCCCTTTTACTGAAACTCACAAGTAGGAGGCTGAAGAACAGGATAATGAGGGTTACCTTAAAAAACATAGTTCAATGAAAGCACGGGACTTTTCCCTTGGATAGAAACTCCCACGGAAAGCGGTCCTCCCTTTT
This window encodes:
- the yidD gene encoding membrane protein insertion efficiency factor YidD; translated protein: MVVQGLIGFFQTYISPVDGDRCPSYPTCSHYALQAVRKHGALVGMVMGFGRLIHESDEIQRAPKIWINNSYRYYDPVENNDFWWYKKLGNR